From the Oxalobacter vibrioformis genome, the window CCAGGGGAAGGCCAGATACTGGTCAAGGTAGAAGCCTGCGGCGTCTGTCACACGGATCTGCATGCCGTCGATGGTGACTGGCCGGTCAAACCTGCCCCTCCCTTCATTCCGGGGCATGAAGGCGTGGGCTATGTTGTCGGCGTTGGCCCATATGTCAAACACATCAAGGAAGGTGACCGGGTCGGTATTCCCTGGCTTTATTCCGCATGCGGGCATTGTGACTATTGCCTGGATTCGTGGGAAACCCTGTGCCTGCAACAGAAAAATACCGGTTATTCGGTCAATGGCAGCTTTGCCGAATATGTCGTTGCTGACGCCAATTATGTCGGCCTGTTACCCAAAAATCTCGGCTTTGTGGAAATCGCACCGGTTCTGTGTGCCGGCGTAACCGTATACAAAGGACTGAAAATGACCGATACCCGCCCTGGCAACTGGGTGGTTATTTCCGGCATCGGCGGACTTGGCCACATGGCCGTGCAATATGCCCGGGCAATGGGATTAAATGTTGCCGCTGTTGATATTGATGATTCAAAACTGGACCTGGCAAAGCGCCTGGGAGCCAGCGTCACCGTCAATGCCGCCACAACAGATCCGGCAGCCTTTCTTCAAAAAGAAATCGGCGGGGCGCATGGCGCCCTTGTCACTGCGGTTTCTCCCAAGGCTTTTGAGCAGGCCCTGGGCATGGTTCGGCGAAAAGGCACCGTTTCCTTAACCGGCCTTCCACCAGGAGAATTCCCTTTGCCGATCTTTGACATGGTGCTGGGTGGCGTCACTGTACGCGGTTCCATTGTCGGTACCCGCCTGGATTTGCGTGAATCTCTCCAGTTTGCGGAAGAAGGGAAAGTACATGCGACGGTTTCAACGGAAAAACTGGAAAATATTAATGAAGTTTTCACTCGCATGAAAAATAATGAAATCGAGGGACGTATCGTACTGGACTTCAGTAAATAAGCCTTTTCTTCAGGTTGGCACCTGAACTGAAAAACCGTTAGCCTCAAGAAAAATGGAATAAAATCATCGGGATAAATTCCTGATATAATCAAAGCATAAGCTGCTGTTCATAAAATAACAGCACAATGTGGTGTGGGCAAAGCCTGCATAAGCGAGATAACCTTATTTGTATTTCGAAAGGAGATGGCTATGTCTGCGACCAACCCTATCGTTAATGCCAATCCGATTGTGAACGCCAATCCTATCGTGAGTGACAACCCGATACAATCCCCTCTGATTGAGGGCGGTGATGTTTATGATCCCAACCGGGATTTTTCCTGTGGTTGTTCGGCTACCATACCGGAAGGTTCCCGTATGTTTTTCATGAAATTCTGCCTGATTGTCATGGTCGTTGGTACCGGCGTCATGTACGGTTTGTACAAACTTTCTGAAGCCATGGGCTGGATGTAACTCCAAACAGCCGGTCAATACACCGGCTGTTTTTCTTTTCCCTCTTCCTCTTTTCTTTACGCCCTAATACGTTTTTCCGCTTTTCTGCATTGCAGATGGCACTTTTTTTCTTTCTTCCCGCTCTAAATGTGCGTATTACGCATATTTAGAGCGGGAAAATGCTTTTCACGCTTTGCGCGATACGCATTTTATTACCAGAATGGCTGTATGGGTATAGGAAGAAAAATCAGGGAAATCAGGAAATCCAGAAAACTCAACATATCCGATGTTGAGCTCAGGGCTGGCATATCCGAAGGTAATCTGTCCCGTATCGAAACCGGGAAACAGTGGCCCAGAGAAGAAACATTAATCGCTATTGCCAACGCGCTGGATTGCAGTATTGTCGATTTTTTCAGCAACACTGCAACAGGTGCCGCCTCAGGACAGCAAATCCCGCTTGTTACCTATGCCCAGACGGAAACGCTGCAAAACATAAACAAGCTGCACACCATACGCCAGGAATTAAGCGCCTATGCGTCATCCGATCCGTCACGCTGGATACCCGCAGCAGCAGATATGCCGGAAAATGCTTTTGCACTGGAAATTGGCGATAGTTCCATGCTGCCTGATTTTCATGAGAATGATCATGTCATTATTGACCCCAGCCAGGAACCCAAACCGGGCGATTTTATTCTCGCAAAAGTCAACCACGAAACCCTGTTCAGAAAATACCGGCCTCGTGGAAGCAGTGCGTCAGGGGATATGGTTTTTCAACTGATGCCCTTGAATGAAGATTACCCTTCCCTGCGTTCTGATATCACCTCTATCACGATCATAGGTACCATGCTGGAACATCGCCGCTACCGGAAAACCTGATCCGCTTACACCTGCTTTAAAGATGCCTTGCTGACGTCCCTGCCGTGCATCATACCATTCATGCGCATTGCGCATATTCCCTTTTTATCCTGTATGATGCGTATTACGCATTATTTTTGTTTCTCTTTTGAGAAAGTTTTGCCCATGCAGCTCTACCACCTGAGAATCCTGGCGCATTTCAATAACGCTCGCAACGAACTCATGGCAGCGGAAAAAATACTGGCTGCCATGCCGAAACATCCGGATGATAATAACCATCATTTTGAATTACAGCTGTCCAGGGATGTGTTTATTGAAATCAGACGCATCGAATATCTGATACGTAAGGAAATCAGACGCCGGGAATACAATA encodes:
- the adhP gene encoding alcohol dehydrogenase AdhP → MNKTMKAAVVHEFGKPLRIEEVPVPVPGEGQILVKVEACGVCHTDLHAVDGDWPVKPAPPFIPGHEGVGYVVGVGPYVKHIKEGDRVGIPWLYSACGHCDYCLDSWETLCLQQKNTGYSVNGSFAEYVVADANYVGLLPKNLGFVEIAPVLCAGVTVYKGLKMTDTRPGNWVVISGIGGLGHMAVQYARAMGLNVAAVDIDDSKLDLAKRLGASVTVNAATTDPAAFLQKEIGGAHGALVTAVSPKAFEQALGMVRRKGTVSLTGLPPGEFPLPIFDMVLGGVTVRGSIVGTRLDLRESLQFAEEGKVHATVSTEKLENINEVFTRMKNNEIEGRIVLDFSK
- a CDS encoding helix-turn-helix domain-containing protein is translated as MGIGRKIREIRKSRKLNISDVELRAGISEGNLSRIETGKQWPREETLIAIANALDCSIVDFFSNTATGAASGQQIPLVTYAQTETLQNINKLHTIRQELSAYASSDPSRWIPAAADMPENAFALEIGDSSMLPDFHENDHVIIDPSQEPKPGDFILAKVNHETLFRKYRPRGSSASGDMVFQLMPLNEDYPSLRSDITSITIIGTMLEHRRYRKT